One region of Esox lucius isolate fEsoLuc1 chromosome 17, fEsoLuc1.pri, whole genome shotgun sequence genomic DNA includes:
- the LOC105031220 gene encoding immunoglobulin-like and fibronectin type III domain-containing protein 1 isoform X10, with protein MSKKWKVLRVKRKSLMPKKVEGGEGAAEIPHPKKVKKFRSKVPGVMITQYVEEIPEGKSHPDFTRKPIALTIQEGKFGVFKAIVIGEPTPKVTWNRANGNINDPERYQFKFDEVSGEHTLEIPKVCPEDADTYKCFATNEIGKAVCPIQLNVIEVGFKKTKEIAKSKEELKANKRVSYRKLLKKCGQKREEKPLEPDEKIWEILMSADKKDYERICAEYGITNFRGMLTRLAEMKKEREEEQAQFIEHISSLKHIEVAADESATFEIDMDLKDPSSRIFLYKDGVMVPYTKEAELEIKHGLKQVGKKYIFSIKNLDPADAGLYSVDVEGVNVFSTDFKIPTVNFAVKIQEVKAEERQDALFQCVLTAPMNHIHWIGKNIPIKNDDKFEITVSEDKLIHKLLVKDCQPLDAGIYAAVAGLSSCNAWLVVEADQNPANKGKKIPRKTTVAGGGDIDLEKIAKEQQEKYNKDMEAKLAEAQIQYAERQAAKAKAKAEKKAAKLKAKKEAMGKALGDASGKSLGDASGKAFGDASGKSLGDASGKSLGDASGKALGDASGKALGDASGKALGDASGKALGDASGKALGDASGKALGYASGKALGYASGKALGDASGKALGDGLGKTSGEASGKGSGEASGKVLGQADWKGSGEASGGASAGDGAAAGAEGYADAGEDEDIELSTDESDDDEDDEEDDDKEAAKTKRVRSGPLVPDTVKDPGVHFASGLSDVTAVVGGSAEIVCKLSKEDCDGVWYKDGEQIKPDDVLTTSKDGCFQSLKISKVSEKYAGTYKFEADGRKTEAVIVVEDPPRFDPKALKEFMVPVVVKKGQKASFKVPFVGRDPIKIQWYLEGNELSEDTNVKIEHTEGNSRLLLNKLHRKDSGEIKIKLKNEFGTTEAFATLVVTDKPTPPMGPLEIIEASPNVIEIKWRPPKDDGGCKITNFILERQQIGRNTWKKLGQIGPEAHYKDTDVDHGRRYCYRIRAESEMGISELMETEDVQAGTKAYPGPPSAPKVVSAFKDSITLTWIPPSNTGGTSILGYNMEKRKKGSNLWIPVNPAENIIQEKQFCVKDVIEGTEYEFRVAAVNNSGAGEYGAPSEFVFARDPQKPPGKVLDLKVDDSTYTTLSLSWTKPKEEEGVQDEAKGYFVEIRPAENPEWERCNTNPMSMTSYTVKGMKSMAMYWVRVIAVNDGGEGKPKELDNYILAMPPPVRPRFTDQKIKSFMVVQAGNSARFNINFEASPWPDVIWLKDGIPVSKRVTISNAEGASQLLIPSAERSDTGIYTVIVKNIVGQETFSIEIRVTDEPKPPGPVELDENVPGTVTVSWTPSPDEKRDDRLHYMVSKRDSIKRSWHTVADRIFNNKFTACNIMPGREYQFRVYAKNDMGSSSPSESPKWEITGKREKFVVKMPEPKTCNLERPPKFLVPLKMHNAPQGYECYMTCAVRGEPTPHVTWYRDNISLNTNTNYLISNTCGVCSMLILTVGTKDTGEYTVVAENALGRAECSTKLIVKD; from the exons TCAAGAAATTCAGATCCAAAGTCCCTGGGGTTATGATCACACAGTATGTGGAAGAAATACCAGAAGGAAAGAGCCACCCAGACTTCACCCGCAAACCCATAGCTTTGACTATTCAGGAGG GCAAGTTTGGGGTGTTCAAAGCGATTGTGATTGGTGAACCTACACCaaaagtgacatggaacagaGCAAATGGAAACATAAATGATCCAGAGAGGTACCAGTTCAAGTTTGACGAGGTGTCTGGTGAACACACCCTTGAG ATCCCCAAAGTATGTCCAGAGGATGCTGACACCTACAAATGCTTTGCAACGAATGAGATTGGAAAGGCCGTTTGCCCAATCCAACTAAATGTCATTGAAG TTGGATTCAAAAAAACGAAGGAAATTGCAAAGTCAAAAGAAGAACTTAAGGCAAACAAACGTGTGTCCTATAGAAAACTGTTGAAGAAATG TGGACAAAAACGTGAGGAAAAGCCTCTCGAACCCGATGAGAAAATTTGGGAGATCCTGATGAGTGCCGACAAGAAAGATTATGAGCGGATCTGTGCTGAGTACGGCATCACTAATTTTCGTGGTATGCTGACCAGACTAGCTGAAAtgaagaaggaaagagaggaggaacaggcCCAG TTTATTGAACATATCAGTTCACTCAAACACATTGAGGTTGCTGCTGATGAATCTGCAACGTTTGAAATTGACATGGATCTAAAGGATCCCAGCAGTAGGATTTTCCTCTACAAG GATGGTGTTATGGTTCCTTACACCAAAGAAGCAGAATTAGAAATTAAGCACGGTCTAAAACAagttggaaaaaaatatattttctcaataAAAAATCTAGACCCGGCAGATGCTGGTCTCTACTCAGTGGATGTAGAGGGAGTTAACGTCTTCTCTACTGATTTCAAAA TTCCAACTGTCAATTTTGCCGTCAAAATTCAGGAGGTGAAGGCAGAAGAAAGACAGGATGCCCTCTTTCAATGTGTCCTAACAGCTCCTATGAATCACATTCATTGGATTGGCAAGAATATCCCAATCAAAAATGATGACAAATTTGAAATAACAGTGTCTGAAGACAAGCTCATCCACAAATTGTTAGTGAAGGATTGTCAGCCTTTGGATGCTGGTATCTATGCAGCTGTGGCAGGTTTGAGTTCCTGTAATGCCTGGCTTGTGGTTGAAG CTGACCAGAACCCTGCAAATAAAGGCAAGAAGATACCACGCAAGACAACTGTGGCTGGAGGTGGTGATATTGATCTGGAGAAGATAGCCAAGGAGCAGcaagaaaaatacaacaaagacaTGGAAGCTAAGCTAGCAGAAGCACAGATACAGTATGCTGAGAGACAGGCTGCCAAGGCTAAGGCTAAGGCAGAAAAAAAAGCTGCTAAGTTAAAGGCAAAGAAGGAAGCAATGGGGAAAGCCCTAGGAGACGCCTCAGGAAAATCCTTAGGTGACGCCTCAGGAAAAGCCTTCGGTGACGCCTCAGGAAAATCCTTAGGTGACGCCTCAGGAAAATCCTTAGGTGACGCCTCAGGAAAAGCCTTAGGTGACGCCTCAGGAAAAGCCTTAGGTGACGCCTCAGGAAAAGCCTTAGGTGACGCCTCAGGAAAAGCCTTAGGTGACGCCTCAGGAAAAGCCTTAGGTGACGCCTCAGGAAAAGCCTTAGGTTACGCCTCAGGAAAAGCCTTAGGTTACGCCTCAGGAAAAGCCTTAGGTGACGCCTCAGGAAAAGCCTTAGGTGACGGATTGGGGAAAACGTCTGGGGAAGCCTCTGGTAAAGGTTCAGGTGAAGCTTCTGGGAAAGTTTTAGGACAAGCCGATTGGAAAGGTTCAGGAGAAGCCTCTGGGGGTGCCTCTGCAGGTGATGGGGCAGCAGCTGGGGCAGAGGGATATGCTGATGCTGGAGAAGATGAAGATATAGAATTAAGCACAGATGAgtctgatgatgatgaagacgaTGAAGAAGATGATGACAAAGAGGCTGCAAAAACAAAGCGTGTGAGAAGTGGCCCACTTGTTCCAGATACTGTTAAAG ACCCTGGCGTTCACTTCGCCTCTGGGCTTTCTGATGTCACTGCCGTTGTTGGAGGATCAGCGGAAATAGTCTGTAAACTGAGCAAAGAAGATTGTGATGGAGTGTGGTACAAAGATGGCGAGCAG ATTAAACCCGATGATGTTCTTACCACATCTAAAGATGGATGCTTCCAATCCCTGAAAATCAGCAAAGTCTCTGAGAAATATGCAGGAACATACAAATTTGAGGCAGATGGGCGTAAAACAGAGGCCGTGATTGTTGTTGAAG ATCCACCTAGGTTTGACCCAAAGGCACTGAAAGAGTTCATGGTAcctgttgttgtaaaaaaagGTCAAAAAGCCAGTTTCAAAGTACCATTTGTTGGTCGGGATCCAATTAAGATCCAATGGTACCTTGAGGGCAATGAGCTCTCAGAAGACACAAACGTCAAGATTGAGCATACAGAGGGTAACAGTCGCCTGCTTCTTAACAAGTTACATCGTAAAGACAGCGGGGAAATcaagataaaactgaaaaaTGAGTTTGGAACCACTGAGGCCTTTGCAACACTTGTTGTAACTG ACAAGCCAACTCCTCCCATGGGACCTTTGGAGATTATTGAAGCCTCTCCAAATGTCATTGAGATCAAGTGGAGGCCCCCGAAAGATGATGGTGGCTGTAAGATAACAAACTTCATCTTGGAACGTCAACAGATAGGCCGTAACACCTGGAAAAAACTGGGTCAGATCGGTCCAGAGGCCCACTATAAGGACACTGACGTGGACCATGGCAGGAGGTACTGTTACAGAATCAGGGCAGAATCTGAGATGGGCATCAGTGAGCTGATGGAGACAGAGGATGTCCAGGCAGGCACAAAAG CATACCCTGGACCTCCTTCTGCACCAAAAGTGGTCAGTGCTTTTAAGGACAGCATAACATTGACATGGATTCCCCCTTCCAACACTGGAGGAACCAGTATTCTGGGATACAACATGGAGAAACGCAAGAAAGGAAGCAATCTTTGGATCCCTGTCAATCCTGCCGAAAATATTATACAAG AAAAACAGTTTTGTGTAAAAGATGTGATAGAGGGCACCGAATATGAGTTCCGTGTGGCAGCTGTAAACAACTCTGGAGCTGGTGAATATGGTGCTCCATCTGAGTTTGTGTTTGCTAGGGATCCACAAA aGCCCCCTGGTAAAGTTCTTGATCTGAAGGTGGATGACTCCACCTACACTACCTTGTCCCTGAGTTGGACCAAACCAAAAGAGGAAGAAGGGGTCCAGGATGAAGCCAAGGGCTACTTTGTGGAAATCAGACCAGCAGAAAACCCAGAGTGGGAACGCTGTAACACTAATCCCATGTCCATGACCTCCTACACGGTTAAAGGCATGAAGTCAATGGCCATGTACTGGGTGAGAGTGATTGCTGTCAATGATGGAGGAGAAGGGAAGCCCAAAGAGTTGGACAACTACATCCTGGCTATGCCTCCTCCTg TCAGGCCAAGATTCACTGATCAAAAAATCAAGAGTTTCATGGTAGTACAAGCAGGGAATTCTGCAAGATTCAATATTAACTTTGAG GCCTCACCTTGGCCAGATGTCATTTGGCTGAAGGATGGCATACCTGTGTCCAAACGGGTTACCATCAGCAACGCTGAAGGGGCATCCCAACTTTTGATTCCTTCTGCAGAACGCTCAGATACAGGAATCTACACTGTTATTGTCAAGAATATTGTAGGCCAAGAGACATTTAGCATTGAAATAAGAGTCACGG ATGAGCCCAAGCCTCCCGGTCCTGTGGAGTTAGATGAGAATGTCCCAGGTACAGTGACTGTCTCCTGGACACCATCTCCTGATGAGAAGAGGGATGACAGGCTGCACTACATGGTGTCTAAACGTGACTCAATCAAGAGATCATGGCACACAGTGGCAGACCGCATATTTAACAACAAATTCACCGCATGTAACATCATGCCTGGCAGAGAGTATCAGTTCCGTGTCTATGCCAAGAATGACATGGGTTCTTCTTCACCCTCGGAATCACCAAAATGGGAAATCACTGGCAAACGAG aaAAGTTTGTGGTGAAGATGCCAGAGCCCAAGACCTGCAACCTAGAGCGTCCTCCAAAATTCCTTGTACCATTGAAAATGCACAATGCTCCACAAGGTTATGAGTGCTATATGACCTGTGCTGTGAGAGGGGAACCAACACCCCATGTCACTTGGTACCGTGATAATATCAGCCTTAACACCAACACCAACTACCTAATCTCTAACACCTGTGGTGTTTGCTCTATGCTTATACTgacggttggaaccaaagacaCTGG
- the LOC105031220 gene encoding immunoglobulin-like and fibronectin type III domain-containing protein 1 isoform X2, whose product MKKSNVTNKPASGKKVEGAEGAVKVNDSKKGAEGAAEVPNAKKVEGAEGAAEVPDVKKVEGAEGKAEIPDAKKVEGGEGAAEIPHPKKVKKFRSKVPGVMITQYVEEIPEGKSHPDFTRKPIALTIQEGKFGVFKAIVIGEPTPKVTWNRANGNINDPERYQFKFDEVSGEHTLEIPKVCPEDADTYKCFATNEIGKAVCPIQLNVIEVGFKKTKEIAKSKEELKANKRVSYRKLLKKCGQKREEKPLEPDEKIWEILMSADKKDYERICAEYGITNFRGMLTRLAEMKKEREEEQAQFIEHISSLKHIEVAADESATFEIDMDLKDPSSRIFLYKDGVMVPYTKEAELEIKHGLKQVGKKYIFSIKNLDPADAGLYSVDVEGVNVFSTDFKIPTVNFAVKIQEVKAEERQDALFQCVLTAPMNHIHWIGKNIPIKNDDKFEITVSEDKLIHKLLVKDCQPLDAGIYAAVAGLSSCNAWLVVEADQNPANKGKKIPRKTTVAGGGDIDLEKIAKEQQEKYNKDMEAKLAEAQIQYAERQAAKAKAKAEKKAAKLKAKKEAMGKALGDASGKSLGDASGKAFGDASGKSLGDASGKSLGDASGKALGDASGKALGDASGKALGDASGKALGDASGKALGDASGKALGYASGKALGYASGKALGDASGKALGDGLGKTSGEASGKGSGEASGKVLGQADWKGSGEASGGASAGDGAAAGAEGYADAGEDEDIELSTDESDDDEDDEEDDDKEAAKTKRVRSGPLVPDTVKDPGVHFASGLSDVTAVVGGSAEIVCKLSKEDCDGVWYKDGEQIKPDDVLTTSKDGCFQSLKISKVSEKYAGTYKFEADGRKTEAVIVVEDPPRFDPKALKEFMVPVVVKKGQKASFKVPFVGRDPIKIQWYLEGNELSEDTNVKIEHTEGNSRLLLNKLHRKDSGEIKIKLKNEFGTTEAFATLVVTDKPTPPMGPLEIIEASPNVIEIKWRPPKDDGGCKITNFILERQQIGRNTWKKLGQIGPEAHYKDTDVDHGRRYCYRIRAESEMGISELMETEDVQAGTKAYPGPPSAPKVVSAFKDSITLTWIPPSNTGGTSILGYNMEKRKKGSNLWIPVNPAENIIQEKQFCVKDVIEGTEYEFRVAAVNNSGAGEYGAPSEFVFARDPQKPPGKVLDLKVDDSTYTTLSLSWTKPKEEEGVQDEAKGYFVEIRPAENPEWERCNTNPMSMTSYTVKGMKSMAMYWVRVIAVNDGGEGKPKELDNYILAMPPPVRPRFTDQKIKSFMVVQAGNSARFNINFEASPWPDVIWLKDGIPVSKRVTISNAEGASQLLIPSAERSDTGIYTVIVKNIVGQETFSIEIRVTDEPKPPGPVELDENVPGTVTVSWTPSPDEKRDDRLHYMVSKRDSIKRSWHTVADRIFNNKFTACNIMPGREYQFRVYAKNDMGSSSPSESPKWEITGKREKFVVKMPEPKTCNLERPPKFLVPLKMHNAPQGYECYMTCAVRGEPTPHVTWYRDNISLNTNTNYLISNTCGVCSMLILTVGTKDTGEYTVVAENALGRAECSTKLIVKD is encoded by the exons TCAAGAAATTCAGATCCAAAGTCCCTGGGGTTATGATCACACAGTATGTGGAAGAAATACCAGAAGGAAAGAGCCACCCAGACTTCACCCGCAAACCCATAGCTTTGACTATTCAGGAGG GCAAGTTTGGGGTGTTCAAAGCGATTGTGATTGGTGAACCTACACCaaaagtgacatggaacagaGCAAATGGAAACATAAATGATCCAGAGAGGTACCAGTTCAAGTTTGACGAGGTGTCTGGTGAACACACCCTTGAG ATCCCCAAAGTATGTCCAGAGGATGCTGACACCTACAAATGCTTTGCAACGAATGAGATTGGAAAGGCCGTTTGCCCAATCCAACTAAATGTCATTGAAG TTGGATTCAAAAAAACGAAGGAAATTGCAAAGTCAAAAGAAGAACTTAAGGCAAACAAACGTGTGTCCTATAGAAAACTGTTGAAGAAATG TGGACAAAAACGTGAGGAAAAGCCTCTCGAACCCGATGAGAAAATTTGGGAGATCCTGATGAGTGCCGACAAGAAAGATTATGAGCGGATCTGTGCTGAGTACGGCATCACTAATTTTCGTGGTATGCTGACCAGACTAGCTGAAAtgaagaaggaaagagaggaggaacaggcCCAG TTTATTGAACATATCAGTTCACTCAAACACATTGAGGTTGCTGCTGATGAATCTGCAACGTTTGAAATTGACATGGATCTAAAGGATCCCAGCAGTAGGATTTTCCTCTACAAG GATGGTGTTATGGTTCCTTACACCAAAGAAGCAGAATTAGAAATTAAGCACGGTCTAAAACAagttggaaaaaaatatattttctcaataAAAAATCTAGACCCGGCAGATGCTGGTCTCTACTCAGTGGATGTAGAGGGAGTTAACGTCTTCTCTACTGATTTCAAAA TTCCAACTGTCAATTTTGCCGTCAAAATTCAGGAGGTGAAGGCAGAAGAAAGACAGGATGCCCTCTTTCAATGTGTCCTAACAGCTCCTATGAATCACATTCATTGGATTGGCAAGAATATCCCAATCAAAAATGATGACAAATTTGAAATAACAGTGTCTGAAGACAAGCTCATCCACAAATTGTTAGTGAAGGATTGTCAGCCTTTGGATGCTGGTATCTATGCAGCTGTGGCAGGTTTGAGTTCCTGTAATGCCTGGCTTGTGGTTGAAG CTGACCAGAACCCTGCAAATAAAGGCAAGAAGATACCACGCAAGACAACTGTGGCTGGAGGTGGTGATATTGATCTGGAGAAGATAGCCAAGGAGCAGcaagaaaaatacaacaaagacaTGGAAGCTAAGCTAGCAGAAGCACAGATACAGTATGCTGAGAGACAGGCTGCCAAGGCTAAGGCTAAGGCAGAAAAAAAAGCTGCTAAGTTAAAGGCAAAGAAGGAAGCAATGGGGAAAGCCCTAGGAGACGCCTCAGGAAAATCCTTAGGTGACGCCTCAGGAAAAGCCTTCGGTGACGCCTCAGGAAAATCCTTAGGTGACGCCTCAGGAAAATCCTTAGGTGACGCCTCAGGAAAAGCCTTAGGTGACGCCTCAGGAAAAGCCTTAGGTGACGCCTCAGGAAAAGCCTTAGGTGACGCCTCAGGAAAAGCCTTAGGTGACGCCTCAGGAAAAGCCTTAGGTGACGCCTCAGGAAAAGCCTTAGGTTACGCCTCAGGAAAAGCCTTAGGTTACGCCTCAGGAAAAGCCTTAGGTGACGCCTCAGGAAAAGCCTTAGGTGACGGATTGGGGAAAACGTCTGGGGAAGCCTCTGGTAAAGGTTCAGGTGAAGCTTCTGGGAAAGTTTTAGGACAAGCCGATTGGAAAGGTTCAGGAGAAGCCTCTGGGGGTGCCTCTGCAGGTGATGGGGCAGCAGCTGGGGCAGAGGGATATGCTGATGCTGGAGAAGATGAAGATATAGAATTAAGCACAGATGAgtctgatgatgatgaagacgaTGAAGAAGATGATGACAAAGAGGCTGCAAAAACAAAGCGTGTGAGAAGTGGCCCACTTGTTCCAGATACTGTTAAAG ACCCTGGCGTTCACTTCGCCTCTGGGCTTTCTGATGTCACTGCCGTTGTTGGAGGATCAGCGGAAATAGTCTGTAAACTGAGCAAAGAAGATTGTGATGGAGTGTGGTACAAAGATGGCGAGCAG ATTAAACCCGATGATGTTCTTACCACATCTAAAGATGGATGCTTCCAATCCCTGAAAATCAGCAAAGTCTCTGAGAAATATGCAGGAACATACAAATTTGAGGCAGATGGGCGTAAAACAGAGGCCGTGATTGTTGTTGAAG ATCCACCTAGGTTTGACCCAAAGGCACTGAAAGAGTTCATGGTAcctgttgttgtaaaaaaagGTCAAAAAGCCAGTTTCAAAGTACCATTTGTTGGTCGGGATCCAATTAAGATCCAATGGTACCTTGAGGGCAATGAGCTCTCAGAAGACACAAACGTCAAGATTGAGCATACAGAGGGTAACAGTCGCCTGCTTCTTAACAAGTTACATCGTAAAGACAGCGGGGAAATcaagataaaactgaaaaaTGAGTTTGGAACCACTGAGGCCTTTGCAACACTTGTTGTAACTG ACAAGCCAACTCCTCCCATGGGACCTTTGGAGATTATTGAAGCCTCTCCAAATGTCATTGAGATCAAGTGGAGGCCCCCGAAAGATGATGGTGGCTGTAAGATAACAAACTTCATCTTGGAACGTCAACAGATAGGCCGTAACACCTGGAAAAAACTGGGTCAGATCGGTCCAGAGGCCCACTATAAGGACACTGACGTGGACCATGGCAGGAGGTACTGTTACAGAATCAGGGCAGAATCTGAGATGGGCATCAGTGAGCTGATGGAGACAGAGGATGTCCAGGCAGGCACAAAAG CATACCCTGGACCTCCTTCTGCACCAAAAGTGGTCAGTGCTTTTAAGGACAGCATAACATTGACATGGATTCCCCCTTCCAACACTGGAGGAACCAGTATTCTGGGATACAACATGGAGAAACGCAAGAAAGGAAGCAATCTTTGGATCCCTGTCAATCCTGCCGAAAATATTATACAAG AAAAACAGTTTTGTGTAAAAGATGTGATAGAGGGCACCGAATATGAGTTCCGTGTGGCAGCTGTAAACAACTCTGGAGCTGGTGAATATGGTGCTCCATCTGAGTTTGTGTTTGCTAGGGATCCACAAA aGCCCCCTGGTAAAGTTCTTGATCTGAAGGTGGATGACTCCACCTACACTACCTTGTCCCTGAGTTGGACCAAACCAAAAGAGGAAGAAGGGGTCCAGGATGAAGCCAAGGGCTACTTTGTGGAAATCAGACCAGCAGAAAACCCAGAGTGGGAACGCTGTAACACTAATCCCATGTCCATGACCTCCTACACGGTTAAAGGCATGAAGTCAATGGCCATGTACTGGGTGAGAGTGATTGCTGTCAATGATGGAGGAGAAGGGAAGCCCAAAGAGTTGGACAACTACATCCTGGCTATGCCTCCTCCTg TCAGGCCAAGATTCACTGATCAAAAAATCAAGAGTTTCATGGTAGTACAAGCAGGGAATTCTGCAAGATTCAATATTAACTTTGAG GCCTCACCTTGGCCAGATGTCATTTGGCTGAAGGATGGCATACCTGTGTCCAAACGGGTTACCATCAGCAACGCTGAAGGGGCATCCCAACTTTTGATTCCTTCTGCAGAACGCTCAGATACAGGAATCTACACTGTTATTGTCAAGAATATTGTAGGCCAAGAGACATTTAGCATTGAAATAAGAGTCACGG ATGAGCCCAAGCCTCCCGGTCCTGTGGAGTTAGATGAGAATGTCCCAGGTACAGTGACTGTCTCCTGGACACCATCTCCTGATGAGAAGAGGGATGACAGGCTGCACTACATGGTGTCTAAACGTGACTCAATCAAGAGATCATGGCACACAGTGGCAGACCGCATATTTAACAACAAATTCACCGCATGTAACATCATGCCTGGCAGAGAGTATCAGTTCCGTGTCTATGCCAAGAATGACATGGGTTCTTCTTCACCCTCGGAATCACCAAAATGGGAAATCACTGGCAAACGAG aaAAGTTTGTGGTGAAGATGCCAGAGCCCAAGACCTGCAACCTAGAGCGTCCTCCAAAATTCCTTGTACCATTGAAAATGCACAATGCTCCACAAGGTTATGAGTGCTATATGACCTGTGCTGTGAGAGGGGAACCAACACCCCATGTCACTTGGTACCGTGATAATATCAGCCTTAACACCAACACCAACTACCTAATCTCTAACACCTGTGGTGTTTGCTCTATGCTTATACTgacggttggaaccaaagacaCTGG